From the genome of Patescibacteria group bacterium, one region includes:
- the rpsO gene encoding 30S ribosomal protein S15 → MMLKTKKKEKIIKDHKKHEQDTGSPEVQIALLSEQIKELLSHLKKHPKDLHSKKGLLKMVSKRRNLLKFLKSESTRRYNTIIKKVGLKR, encoded by the coding sequence ATCATGTTAAAAACAAAGAAAAAAGAAAAAATCATTAAAGATCACAAAAAGCACGAACAAGATACTGGATCACCAGAAGTGCAGATTGCATTGCTTAGTGAACAGATAAAAGAGCTTTTAAGTCATTTAAAAAAACACCCGAAAGACCTTCATTCAAAGAAAGGTTTACTCAAAATGGTTTCAAAAAGAAGAAATCTTTTAAAATTCCTTAAGAGTGAAAGCACAAGAAGGTATAATACCATTATTAAAAAAGTGGGACTTAAAAGATAA
- a CDS encoding NYN domain-containing protein, whose product MTMKHANQRVALLIDVQNLYHSAKNLYSARVNFSEILKKAVSKRSLIRAFAYVVSTKTGEEKPFFEALTKLGIETKVRELQEFYGGLKKADWDVGIAVDAIRISSNVDTIVLASGDGDFLQLIEYLKHRGKRVEVIAFGRSASLMLKKGADEFIDMDKNSGKYLLKK is encoded by the coding sequence ATGACAATGAAGCATGCCAACCAAAGAGTTGCGCTCTTAATTGATGTCCAAAATCTTTATCACTCTGCAAAAAATCTTTACAGTGCACGAGTTAATTTTAGTGAAATTTTAAAAAAAGCAGTAAGCAAAAGAAGCTTAATAAGAGCTTTTGCTTATGTGGTTAGCACAAAAACTGGTGAAGAAAAGCCTTTTTTTGAAGCTTTGACTAAACTTGGAATTGAAACTAAAGTGCGCGAACTGCAAGAATTTTATGGGGGGCTGAAAAAAGCAGATTGGGATGTTGGAATTGCTGTTGATGCAATTAGGATATCATCTAATGTTGACACTATCGTTCTAGCATCAGGAGATGGTGATTTTCTGCAGTTAATTGAATATTTAAAACACAGAGGAAAAAGAGTTGAAGTTATTGCCTTTGGAAGATCAGCTTCTTTAATGCTTAAAAAAGGAGCTGATGAATTTATTGATATGGATAAAAACTCAGGAAAATATCTTTTGAAAAAGTAA
- a CDS encoding polyribonucleotide nucleotidyltransferase — MAEKLKLEIAKRDLIVEISNLAEQSNGSVFVQYGETMILATAVMSERETRLDYFPLSVNYEEKFYAAGKIKGPRYVKREGRPTDEAICNSRLIDRAIRPLFDQTLKRDIQVITTILSWDGENDPDTLGLLASSLALSISDIPWQGPLAAVRVGRVEDKFILNPTYEQTEKSNMSVVFSAVESEKEILVNMIDGNFNEIDDSLILDAYKFAEPYLKKIIDFENKIIREKGKEKIIIASPVKEIELENEVSKILEGKLEKALFQKDKKLRKSEVGQLKGRVIVFAKDNYPEKINLAVEIFDEQVKKIVRASILEKEKRIDGRKLSEIRKLDSKVGLIPRSHGSGLFLRGQTKSLSILTLGAPGDVQFLEGMEVVGKKRFMHHYNFPPYSVGEARPIRGPGRREIGHGILAEKSLAPLIPSSDEFPYTIRIVSEILSSNGSTSMASVCSSSLALMDAGVPIKAPVAGISIGLIVEPGVKFPSSKTNYKLLTDILGSEDHNGDMDFKLAGTKKGATAIQMDIKVGGITEKIFKESIEKAKKSRLEILNEMGKTIEKARPKLSPHAPRILVIQINPEKIGKVIGPGGKIINEIIEECNVSIDIEETGKVFITAEKEEAAEKAVSWIKNITKEVKVGEIFQGKVIRILDFGAFVEILPGQDGLIHISKLAPYRVQKVTDIVKIGDMVEVKIISIDEEGRINLSLNDEKHARAKKRR, encoded by the coding sequence GTGGCTGAAAAATTAAAATTAGAAATTGCTAAAAGAGATTTAATAGTTGAAATTTCGAACCTAGCAGAACAAAGTAATGGTTCTGTTTTTGTTCAATATGGAGAAACAATGATTTTAGCAACTGCAGTAATGTCAGAAAGAGAAACTCGTCTTGATTATTTCCCTCTTAGTGTTAATTATGAGGAAAAATTCTATGCAGCTGGAAAGATTAAAGGTCCAAGATACGTTAAAAGAGAGGGCAGGCCAACAGACGAAGCAATATGTAATTCAAGGTTAATTGACAGGGCTATCAGGCCATTGTTCGATCAAACACTAAAAAGAGACATCCAGGTTATAACAACTATTCTTTCCTGGGACGGAGAAAATGATCCTGACACTTTAGGACTCTTAGCATCATCTTTAGCTCTTTCAATATCTGACATACCATGGCAGGGACCTTTGGCAGCAGTTAGAGTAGGAAGAGTTGAAGATAAATTTATTTTAAATCCAACCTATGAACAAACAGAGAAAAGCAACATGAGTGTTGTTTTTTCTGCAGTAGAATCAGAAAAAGAAATTTTAGTGAACATGATAGACGGAAACTTTAATGAAATAGATGACTCTTTAATTTTAGATGCTTACAAGTTTGCAGAACCTTATCTTAAAAAAATAATTGATTTTGAGAATAAAATTATACGGGAGAAAGGGAAAGAAAAAATTATTATAGCAAGCCCTGTGAAAGAAATTGAGCTTGAAAATGAAGTCAGTAAGATTTTAGAAGGCAAGCTTGAAAAAGCGCTTTTTCAAAAAGATAAGAAATTAAGGAAAAGCGAAGTTGGTCAGTTAAAGGGACGGGTAATTGTTTTTGCAAAAGATAATTATCCAGAGAAAATCAATCTTGCTGTTGAGATTTTTGATGAACAAGTAAAAAAAATCGTCAGAGCTAGTATTTTGGAAAAAGAAAAAAGAATTGATGGAAGAAAGTTAAGCGAAATACGAAAACTTGATTCTAAAGTAGGACTTATACCAAGAAGCCATGGCTCTGGGCTTTTTCTAAGGGGACAGACAAAATCTTTATCAATTCTTACGCTGGGCGCTCCTGGCGATGTTCAATTCCTTGAAGGCATGGAAGTTGTAGGAAAAAAACGTTTCATGCATCATTATAATTTTCCTCCTTATTCTGTAGGAGAAGCAAGGCCAATCAGAGGGCCAGGCAGAAGAGAAATTGGTCATGGTATTTTAGCTGAAAAATCTTTAGCTCCTTTAATTCCCTCTTCTGATGAATTTCCTTATACAATAAGAATTGTTTCTGAAATACTTTCTTCTAATGGTTCAACTAGCATGGCTTCAGTATGCAGTTCTTCTTTGGCACTAATGGATGCTGGGGTGCCGATAAAAGCGCCTGTGGCTGGAATCTCTATTGGTTTAATTGTTGAGCCTGGAGTAAAGTTCCCATCCAGCAAAACTAATTACAAGCTTTTAACTGACATTCTGGGGTCTGAAGATCATAATGGTGATATGGATTTTAAATTAGCTGGTACTAAAAAAGGAGCAACAGCAATTCAGATGGATATTAAAGTGGGTGGGATTACAGAAAAAATATTTAAAGAATCTATAGAAAAAGCTAAAAAATCAAGGCTTGAGATTTTAAATGAAATGGGAAAAACTATAGAAAAAGCAAGGCCAAAGCTATCACCTCATGCTCCAAGGATATTAGTTATTCAGATTAATCCAGAAAAAATTGGCAAGGTTATCGGCCCAGGAGGAAAAATAATAAATGAAATAATTGAAGAATGCAATGTTTCAATTGACATTGAAGAAACAGGAAAGGTTTTCATTACTGCAGAAAAAGAAGAAGCTGCCGAAAAAGCTGTTTCATGGATAAAAAACATTACCAAAGAAGTTAAAGTTGGAGAGATATTCCAGGGCAAAGTAATACGAATACTTGATTTTGGCGCTTTTGTTGAAATCCTTCCCGGACAAGATGGTTTGATTCATATTTCTAAATTAGCTCCATACAGGGTGCAAAAAGTTACAGACATTGTTAAAATAGGAGATATGGTAGAAGTTAAAATAATTTCTATTGACGAGGAAGGAAGGATAAACCTCTCTCTTAATGATGAAAAACATGCAAGAGCAAAAAAACGAAGATAA